One region of Candidatus Limnocylindrales bacterium genomic DNA includes:
- the rplW gene encoding 50S ribosomal protein L23, giving the protein MKKDVYSIIKRPLFSEKNSRLKAKYNKYVFEVDRNANKIEIKKALEEIFAVKVLKVNTINVLGKVRRRGRTSGKRPDWKKAIATLREGDKIPILE; this is encoded by the coding sequence ATGAAAAAAGACGTGTATAGCATTATCAAACGACCACTTTTTTCGGAGAAAAATTCTCGCCTGAAAGCCAAATACAATAAATATGTCTTTGAGGTAGATCGAAACGCCAATAAAATTGAAATAAAAAAGGCCCTCGAAGAGATTTTTGCAGTCAAAGTGTTAAAAGTGAATACCATCAACGTTCTTGGCAAAGTGAGAAGGCGAGGTCGAACTTCTGGTAAACGACCGGATTGGAAGAAAGCGATTGCGACCTTAAGGGAAGGAGATAAAATCCCGATCTTAGAATAA
- the rplD gene encoding 50S ribosomal protein L4: MPTINIVDINNSKVEERNLNPEVFDGEIKEHVVHEVVRAQLANRRQGTASTKGRSEVSGGGRKPWRQKGTGRARAGTIRSPLWRGGGVVFGPKPRDYSYSVPKKVRRSALRSVLTAKLRESKLLVVDRFNLEKPKTKEMYKILKGLTGSEEPSALLALGDWTEWVWRSARNIPGVGVVRVEHLDVYTALRHDYLILDKSGVDYLEGALVP, encoded by the coding sequence GTGCCTACGATAAATATTGTAGATATTAACAATTCAAAAGTAGAGGAGAGGAACCTCAACCCGGAAGTCTTTGATGGGGAGATCAAAGAGCATGTGGTTCATGAGGTCGTTCGTGCCCAATTAGCCAATAGACGGCAAGGAACCGCCTCTACAAAGGGCAGATCGGAAGTAAGTGGGGGTGGACGGAAGCCTTGGAGACAGAAAGGAACCGGTCGCGCCAGGGCTGGAACTATTCGTTCCCCTCTCTGGCGAGGTGGGGGTGTCGTTTTCGGTCCCAAACCCAGGGATTATTCTTATTCTGTTCCCAAAAAAGTCCGAAGATCTGCCTTAAGATCTGTTTTAACCGCTAAATTGAGGGAATCTAAACTCCTCGTGGTAGACAGGTTTAACCTGGAGAAGCCCAAAACCAAAGAAATGTATAAGATTTTAAAGGGTTTAACAGGAAGCGAAGAACCCTCTGCCCTGTTGGCCCTTGGAGATTGGACAGAGTGGGTATGGAGGTCTGCACGGAATATCCCCGGTGTAGGGGTCGTGCGTGTGGAGCATCTAGACGTTTATACAGCTTTACGACATGATTATCTTATTTTAGATAAATCAGGCGTAGATTATTTGGAAGGGGCATTGGTACCATGA
- the rpsJ gene encoding 30S ribosomal protein S10, with the protein MPNQNIRICLKAYDHQLLDQSVVEIVNTAQSTGSRVVGPIPLPTKISRFTVLRSPHVDKKSREQFEIRTHKRILDILEPTPQTVDALMRLDLPAGVDVKIKL; encoded by the coding sequence ATGCCGAATCAGAATATTCGAATCTGTTTAAAAGCTTATGATCATCAACTGCTGGATCAATCGGTAGTCGAGATTGTTAACACGGCCCAAAGTACCGGCTCAAGGGTGGTCGGCCCTATTCCTTTGCCTACAAAAATCAGTAGGTTTACAGTCCTTCGATCTCCCCATGTGGATAAAAAATCTCGGGAGCAATTTGAGATCAGAACCCATAAAAGAATTCTAGATATTCTTGAACCAACTCCCCAAACGGTGGATGCTTTAATGCGGTTGGATTTACCAGCAGGGGTCGATGTGAAAATCAAGTTATAA